The window AGtcttgaagaaaatattaacgataaaattttgacttttatatcaaaatcaagcaaaaaaaaattcctcTTCGTGACTATCTTTTTTGACACAAATCAAATTATAATGCTTCAGTGCACTGGACTAGAATGAGTTCTACCTTTCAgctatcaaaaataaaaacgagACAAACATTGTGAATGAGTAGAAATACAATGGTGATTAAGGGAACTTGGCATGATATGTAAGTGTCAGATTTTGATCAAAAGTATGTGAGAAGAAATTTCACATCCAGAACtttcaaatgatatataattgtccacaaaaaaatgtattttgactTGAAAATGATCAGGTGAAAAATGGGGTTTGTGTGGTCAAACTGTTCTTGTCACTCTTTCTACGGAGCTCTACAGTGATACCTACTTCAAGATCTCAGtagtgtaattgtttatttttagaatgacattgtgaagaaggtgtgagaagccagtttgaacataaaatatttggactagatatagccagtttaaatgacTAAAGCTCACAACACAAAAAGCACATGTTGGTTTTCCCCCATGCCAAAGAAAAATTGTTTACTCACTGTTCCTGTTATAAATGGGTAAAGATGAATGTTAATAAGTGGCTGTTTTATATCTCAACAATATTGTGCAATTATTATTAAactaactctttttttttatatatatatatttcaggccaAAGCTAAAACTGCCAAAAAGAAGAAAGCCGAGTTACTTGCTGAATTAATTGCAGAAGACAGTGAAGATAATAGCAGTAAAGTAAGAATTCTTCTCAGTTTTTGTTCTCTCTTCTAAGTTGTTCCTTACACTTGCAGTGCATAGTGTGTTAAGTGAAGTTTTGAAGAAGGTAACTCAAGTTTTCTGTTGTTGTCTTTGCATAAAACCTAAAAGAGTTCTCTGTAAAGACAACCTTTAGGTGAGGTATTATTCTTGACTCAGTTAATCACCAAATTTTATAGCAGGGCACAGCTTGGATGCTTTTGATCAAATGACTACTTgataaaaggcattccagctgtgatcatcccaCCTTTTTGTATGTCTAGGACAGTAGTGTTTAATGtgtatattgtttgtttattaagaTGGTTGAGAATTCGTTTGTTATTTGTTGCAGGTCAAGTGACTATGTAGAAGCACTTATTAGTATTACTGAattcagtataaattctgatTAATTGGACTATTTCAGCATCTCATATTATATTCAGCTGTGCTTGTTATATCTCTAAGGCTTAATAAAAGCTGacttgtggctaaacaacaatgcTTACTAACAGTGATCCTAATGCAGTTGTTCCTTGAAATTTTTATAGTTTCATATGATTTTAAATGCCTCAAATGGTATCTCCCCCAATGTAATTGCTTTGTTCACAACACATGGTCTCAGATCAAATACAACTACCCTAGTACTACTCTAAAATTgtattgtttaattatatatgtgcatgtgtgtatttttaaccAAGCTATACTGCTAATGATATAGTGAATTATGTAATACAGGTAATGTTGCAATGTTAGTGGTGACTAGAGCAATGATAGTAGTGTTAGaccatcaggctcacaatcacaaggtagTAAAATTCAATTCCCCGTTAGGGTGGGTGTTCACagtgctccagttcacccagcagtagaaatgagttgcgacgtgactggtgccaagctgtatcagcctttacctttcccttggataacattagtggcatgGAGAACATTGCTGGTATGCactggcaactgctggtcttccataaacaactttgctcggacttgtgccttggagggtaactttctaggagcaatcccatggtcaatcatgaccaGAAGGGATCTTTTCCCTTTTTAGTAGTGTTAGTATGTGTTGCAGTGATAATAATATTGGTGGTAGTAATGTTAGCAAtggttattgtagtagtagttgttgttgtagcagtacGTTTGTGATGGTAACAGTGGCGGCAGTAGTGGTTGTTGTttatgttcatgatgatgataatgataaatgtaGTAGTTATCATACAATGATTGTGataatttaaaattgttatttGCAGATTGAAAATGACGTGTCTGTGAAGGAGAACaataaaaaaggcaaaaaatctcaaactaacgataataatgagaaaaataatgccaaacaaaagaaaagcaaaaagaagggtAGGAAATTTCAAGATTCTGATGATGAAAAACCTGCCAGTTTGCCTGCATCAGACTCTGAAGAGGAAGCAGCCCAGAATAAGAAGCAgcagaaacaaaagaagaagaaaaagaaacatagatTCTTGAGTGACTCTGAGGATGAGGAATATATGGACCAGAATGATAATGAGGAAAAAGAAGGATTGGAAAATGGGATTAATGAAggaaaagtgaaagaagaagTCGAAGAAACTCCAATGGAAACGCCAGAAGAAATCATTCCCAAAGAAGATGATTCTGTTAAAGAATCCACTCCTGAGGATGTTGAAACTGAAGAAGCAGCTGCAGAAGAAGGTATTATTCCACTTGTTAGACCATATCTATTCTGACATAACACAGTACTACAGATCATACTGTAACACAATATATTAATAGGTACAATATTAGCTCTCTGGCTTCCTGTTTATCCAGCATTGTTGTGGCTAGCACTAGAAGAAACCCTTCTGTATATTTCCCTAATATTTTTGGTAAAAGATGTTTTCAACTTGCCATTTCTCTTCTAAATATGTAGCTTACTGTCTATGTCAGAAATCTAGTGATATATTGTCTATGAATggtaatttgtgtatattttctaaAGGAATTGATGTACAATTGCATTGACacataaatttatttgtttattttcttcagaaaaaaaGCCAGTAAAGGTGAAACTAAGCAAGAAAGAATTGAAGAAAATCCAGAAACAGGTATGGAATAGTTATTAGATATTTCTTAGAAGTAGTTAGAAGTAGACAGTCATGTGTTTTTGCCAAAGCATAACAGTGTATACAATAATTCATGCCGATTCTGTCCTTGTTTCCATAACAGCCTACTTAGAACTGGGTGCATTAAAATTttgaggattatatatatatataatgaattaaaaaCATAATGGCAAAAAGATTTTTAGTTTAAGGTTaagttctccatatatatatcccgttatatatatatatacacacacacacacacacatcacaaaacAAGATACTTGTTTTTTAGATTTTTAGTGGCTTCTGTTATATACTGGAAAGTAAATCATAAGAAAATTTTGAAGAGTGATACAGTGTTTTTAGTTTATGTGGGCGAAATTGAAAATTGTTATGCCCAGtttcatatacttttttttttttagttgtatgTCTGATGCAATCAAAAAGGGGAAGAGAACTCATACTATGTATAGAATtaagttttgtttatttactaaatATGTGGCCAATAACATCTAATCATTTAAGTGTGACAATAAGAGAACtgctttattgaaataaaatgccaccgtattttagtaaattctttgaaGTAGCTAATGATTTTGGAAATTAGCTGAAACAGGCAGTCTGCAACATCTAACCTTATAGTCTTAAAAATGTGTAAACTTATGTGAAGAGAAATTTctagatgtatttatttatatcatgttTTCAAAGTGGTTAGTACTAGGAAGGGCATTGTGCCAAAGTACCAAAGTAGACAATAGACAACAGTGCAGTCTTTGACCCATCAGATCCTGTTGaacatgggcattaaatgatgatggctaTCTAAAAGCAAGATCCTATTGATTAAATTCTAttgagaaatagaaatatttttatttctcttatgtgatttttttttttttatccacagtTGGAATTTCAAAAACAACTTGAAGAAGAGGGAGATATCCGGCAATTTACTGTGTCACAGGCAGAGAAATCTGCTAAAGCAGGCAACTTGCTTGATAATCAACAAGATATCAAGGTAAATCAATATTGCATACTTTATCTTTATTCCTGTTTTTATTCCCCCCTTCTAAAATGGTTCCATACCCTTTGTAATTAAACAGTCCTTGTGGATCATTCTGATACAAGACATCAGAGTAAATCATCAAGCTGCtaatacttaaccctttagcattcagattactctgtcaaacgtgatgtttatttattcatattgttttgaattaatcatacattatctcatagctatgagattttgataatgtgattgtttatttttagaatgacattgttgggtaggtatgagaggccggATCTGGCTACTTTGAGCATAAAACTAGAATATTTGgcaggatatggctggtttaaatgtcttCATATAATCAGATCAACTTAATTTGTTAAGCAGTTAAGACTccaatttaaagaattttttaaattttgctttattCAGCTGGTGTTTTATGTGATAAAAATACTTATAAATGACCCTGCTAAGTTAACTTAGGTTTTATATTTAACCAAAAATTTATATTCAAATCTCAAGCTGTACATGACTTGTTTGTGTTATAGGTTGAAAACTTTTCTATATCAGCAAGAGGCAAAGATCTTTTCGTTAGTGCAACACTTCACATTACTAATATGAGGCGGTATGGGTTAGTTGGACCTAATGggtatgtattttattgtttctcaCCTTAAAGCTGCTTCCTTCTCTTTTAGCTAATTTTAAATTCTTTGCTGAGCTGTTTTGACCAAATTTGGAATTGATGTTGAAGTCGAAATTCATCTCTATTTTATATTAAGATTCATCTTgcattgaaatgaaaattaacCATCCAGTAACCATAAAGTACAAAATCATTTGTACTTTAAAAACTCGTTCTTTATTTAGCCAAATCTTTCTGtcctaaaaacaaaaaaggatatATGGAAGACAGTGGTTAATGTGCTGCAGCAAACACTTAGAGAGGAAATGAAGTGGTTATTgttggaattttttttatcaagggGAGGgtttggtgctaaacaacaacaaaactcctctttctcttgttatttttatacttattattGTATACAATCTTATTTCAGTCATGGTAAAACAACTTTACTAAAACATATAGCTGAACGTGCATTGAATATTCCTTCCAATATTGATATTTTGTATTGTGAACAAGGTTAGTTGCACTTTATTTATGCTCTGATACttatacatattcacaaacatgcaGCTTAATAAGATATTAAATGTGCTAAGAGAAGGTGCTACTAAAATTTTATGACTTGTCTTAGATATTGATTAGTATTTGTATTGAAATAAAAAGGACAAGGGTAATTAAACTGAAATTCATCATATAAACCAGTGCACTGGCTAGTTACATGATGTTGATAATCTAATGAGTATTGaaataaatgatttctttttaaacaaaagttggctgtgtgattaagaagcttgcttgccaccatgtggtttcaagttcagcccCATGGTGCAAgactgagaaaatatattttactatatccCCAGACCAATCAATGCTTCAAGTAAATTTGGTttaggaaactgtgtggaagcctatcatatatgtgtgtgtgtgtgtgtatgtatgtgttcatctcCCACCAAAGGTATTGGGAAGGGGTTTGAAGTGTAGATTTTACTGATACATTTTGGAATTGTGTTGAGTGGTTTtagtttatatgagtgtgtgtgtgaaatgcaaTTTACAGCAAAAAAATATTCCTGTACTTAACTAGTATTAAAGAACAAGTCTTGTTTATTTGCAGAGGTTGTGGCTGATGACACTAAATCTATTGATGCTGTCATCAGATCTGACACAAAAAGAACTGCTTTattggaagaggagaagaagctGTTGGAACAAAGCAAGACTCAGAGTGCTGACTTAGACAGACTTAATTCTGtaagttatttcattaaatagtGATAGTTATTTTTTCAGTTTAATGTATGATATAGGcttgtatatttttcttatttcacatctattcattttaacattttagatttattttttaatgcttttacaTTTGTGTGCTActaaaaattttgatttatttatgaattgttgaagaaaatttttttttctgtagtttcagctcagagctgcagccatgcaccatttattttcttttatatttgcagctaaaaatttttcattaagtTGAACACTTAATGTTAGATAGTACCTCTTTTATTCCTGTCTAATCTGAATTATTTGTCTTCATTTCCATAAAAGAAGTTAGCAAATATAAGACCTGTCTTATTGTACTGCTTCCAGTTTTACAGCAGATACCTCTGTATTATCAGCAAGATATTCAATGCAAACTCACTTGCTCTTATGTggagtaaccatgtatttcctctcTAACAAAACACTATGCTTGTCCCTCTAGCATACATTAGTCTCTCAACACCAAGCATAAAGTCCCTCTCTCAGATACTCTCCTACTTAGTCAAGGGGGCTTTTCCTTgtattgcaagttacttggcaacctcactcatgccaatggcacaaataagcacccagtacacattgtaaagtggttgacattaaatTGAACTTCCAGCTGACATTGGTGTCCAATGCCGTCCTATAAGatcaccagatcctgtcaaacattACCACCCATGACAGTAGAAAacagatgtttgatgatgatgatgacatatatatttcaaatcaatGCTTGACATTGCATGCCAAAACAGCTATTGGCCTGTCTATATATTTGAAATGGTCAGGAACACATCTCTGGAATAGCTTTCAGGCAAGAGAAAAGCAGGGGATATCTCAAAATATTTGCCAAAGAACTAGTGACAGAGGAGAAGGCTGAAATAGCATAATTTTTTCAATGATTCATTTTCTCAACAAAGGTTCAAAATTGCTTGATGACAATAAATCAGAGTTTTTTCTGTACATTTATTCTACCATGTATGGCTGGTTGGAAAAGTTTTGCTGAAGcaattgtttttacagctggatatgtTTTCCTACTTGTAGCAAGCCCTCCACTGGTAGTCAGGGTTACAATACAGTGCCATAACCACACAGCTTAATATTGGTTCTTTctaatatcatttattattattattattattattattagggcagcaagctggcagaatcattagcacaccaggcaaaatgcttagcggcatttcatccatcattacattctgagttcaagttctaccaaggtcaactttgcctttcatccttttggtgccaataaattaagtaccagcgacacactggggttgatgtaatcaactagtccatccccccccccactcacccaaaaaaaatttcaggctttgagcctatagtattattattataaggattattattgttgctgttgtagacATAGCATGTGACTGTCAGATTATGTCTGGAAAATAGGATACCTTCATGAACTAATTCTGGATAATGTCAAGAACACAGAAActacaattattttgaaattctaCTTGACTGCCATTACTTTAATTTCTCAGGTATACGAAGAATTGCGAGCTATTGGAGCTGATGCCGCTGAAGCTAAAGCTCGAAGAATTCTTGCCGGTCTGGGATTTAACAAAAATATGATGGAAAGACGTACGAAAGATTTGTCTGGTGGCTGGAGAATGAGAGTTTCATTAGCAAGGTTAGTGAGTTctgattttgttttctcttcattcTGGTTTGTTTTATCTGATTAAAGCTACTAGTTTTCCAACATTCATATTGTTAATTCTAACCGCACAATTTATATGTAATGATGTAAATTATATCATGAccaattaaaataactttgtttaagTTACTGTTCTTTATCACTTTGCTTTTAGAGGTGGGTGCTTGCTAGGTTGGAGAAAAGGGCAGCACCAATGACCTTCACAGGCTCTCCAAAAGTAATGAAAGCAATACTATTAACATTACCCTTAAACTCTTGCAAGTCTGCAACTTATATAAACAGAAAGTCCCAGAAAAAGATATAGGAAGAAATGAATGAGTATTGTGGTTAATACAGGGCCTAGGAAATTAGACATACATGGGTAATGAGAAAAAGAACAAGTAAGTCAAGAGTGCTTGAGTGGAGGTGGGATGAGACCAACTATCTTTGAGGAAGAGAGGCCACTGTAGAAATGACAATCAAGGCAGAAAGAGGACAGAACATCTGTGAGTCAATGGCAGGAATATATCTGTAAGTGACTTTATGCCAGTTCAGTAAACCAAATGGACTTCCTCTGGATGTAATGTAGGATGTCTGTCTGTGCAGTAGCACTGACCCAGATTCAGGTGCAGTTCTCTATTGTGGCCTCTTCTGAGTACTATAGAGAGAAAAAGTCAGTAATTGTTGTAGGTTGAAGTATTTTATGGCTATGAAGAAAAAGGTCTATCTTTAAGATACAGTCTTAGTTATATTATAGTGTATGTTCACCATAAGACTCTCAGTGATAGTGAAGCCTAGCATTTGGCACTATCATGCAGTCTCTGGTTGTATACTGCTTTTGTTTGAATGAGGATGAGATGCAATTATGTTTTTAAGATTTTGCTTTTGAATGAGACAATGTTGTTGACATGACCCCTATTGGAGGATGATTTTGGGGTGCCCTGTCTATGGAGTCAGTGCAGGCCTGGTGTGAGGTTGAAAGTAGATGACATTTGAGCACAAAAGTGTCATCTACAAAAGAATCATGGGTGTCATCATGTAAGAGTGGGTACTGTTGAAGATGATGGCAAATAGATGATTGCATCAATGATTGGTGGAAGAGTGTCAGGGAGAGAACCAAAGAGTTCTTTCAATCCAGGATGCTATAGTGTATTCTGACAAGACACCACCAATCTAAGTGATAAGACAACTAGAGCCCATAGGAAGGCAGTTTTAATGGAAGATTGAGATGGAGGAAGTGGCTATGtagtatgtggatgtgtgttagAAAGTCATGATACAGCAGTGATCAGAAAACTCAAAAGGTACAGAGACAATTATGGTTTGGAGGTGCGAAAGAGGTGACAGATGTTTGGAGTGTTTGAATTAGTCATCCCTTACATGAAACATGTATGGGATGAAACAAATTAATGTAGACAATTAAGAATTACAAAAGATTCAATTTTACATTTGTGGTATCAGTTTGAGTTGAGTCTGAGAGCCAAGAGAAACAATAAGCATCGTTACTGAGGATGGTAAGATATATGTTCTCAATGCAGTAAATATGGTTGAAATGATAGTGACATATTTGAAGGAGCAAGTGAGGGAGGCTTGAACCAGCTATAACTGGAAATTATTATTGACAACCAAGTGAGGAAAGCAAGTAACAAGAATAGTGAAGTCTACACTTTTGCAAACACCCTCTTTCTCCTAACCTAAGATCACAGATTTCACACCTATGTGTGAatacattttgtattattaaaatCTTTTTATAACTCTTTGGTgactatgcacacatacagttgCTTTCATTTGTCCATCTTCccttttctcactctttttcaGTCTCTTTGATATGTCTActaatgcagatatgtaacaaACCTTTGTTGACCATATAAGACAGCTTTCAATACTTATTTTCCAGTGGAGCTCACCTTGAcattaagaaaaagaatacatTAAGAATActactttatttttatgtttttcagaGCATTATTTCTGGAACCAACACTCTTGTTACTTGATGAACCTACCAATCATTTAGATTTAAATGCTGTTATTTGGTTagataagtaagtatttcatttgaatttcaCCTTTTGTATAACTTTTTTTTCCTGCATGATTTTACAAGGCGTTTTTTGTCTTGTTTGGTGTAATTTTAGTATTGTCCACTCAACAGAATAATAGACATTAGGCTGACAGTCAGATTTTAGCTTAATGTTTAGAACCTTAGAATGTACCCATGTACCATGAAGGTGTTAATTCTATATGGACCGTCTCTTATATTAAGGAAAACCTCCCTCTGTGTTTATGTTTCTTATAGATTTTGGGGTTAGATTTAATCACTTagtcacatatttacaaatagaaGACATTAATGATTGATACCAACAGCTAtgatggtttttttgtttttcatgtgatAATGACGGTGGGAAGAAGTGAGTAATTAACAGAGAACTGTTCTTGTGAGAGAATGGTGGCTACTGTTGTAGAGTTTGAGACTATCATTCACTAGTCTGCTATGTTCAAACAAAGATCTTAAAATATATGTTAGGGACAATACCAAACAAAAagttttctgttgagatgttccaACATGATAATTTAAACAAACTAAAATTTTCAGATAATTTCATACCGTATCACAAACCTAATATAACATGGACTATATTTTTAACcagattttaaatgatattttcaatttttgttttagcTATTTACAAACATGGAAAAAGACTTTACTTGTTGTATCTCACGACCAAAGTTTCTTA of the Octopus sinensis linkage group LG1, ASM634580v1, whole genome shotgun sequence genome contains:
- the LOC115213780 gene encoding ATP-binding cassette sub-family F member 1; protein product: MPKAKKGKKKDDDDWYDTAAEKRIEEQMKALGLSKEDRDEDTDYTAGSTKKAKAKTAKKKKAELLAELIAEDSEDNSSKIENDVSVKENNKKGKKSQTNDNNEKNNAKQKKSKKKGRKFQDSDDEKPASLPASDSEEEAAQNKKQQKQKKKKKKHRFLSDSEDEEYMDQNDNEEKEGLENGINEGKVKEEVEETPMETPEEIIPKEDDSVKESTPEDVETEEAAAEEEKKPVKVKLSKKELKKIQKQLEFQKQLEEEGDIRQFTVSQAEKSAKAGNLLDNQQDIKVENFSISARGKDLFVSATLHITNMRRYGLVGPNGHGKTTLLKHIAERALNIPSNIDILYCEQEVVADDTKSIDAVIRSDTKRTALLEEEKKLLEQSKTQSADLDRLNSVYEELRAIGADAAEAKARRILAGLGFNKNMMERRTKDLSGGWRMRVSLARALFLEPTLLLLDEPTNHLDLNAVIWLDNYLQTWKKTLLVVSHDQSFLDNVCTDIIHLDQQKLFYYRGNYGAFKKMLIQKRKEQLKEYEKQEKRLRDLKASGKSSKQAETKQKEALTRKQQKNKSKQSLFAEEIKPTELLQKPRDYIVKFSFPNPAPLNPPILGCHGIFFKYATTENIFQDLDFGIDMSSRVAIVGPNGVGKSTFLKLLTGELHPSKGEVKKNHRLRIGKYDQHSADQLNLSESPTEYLMRLFNMPCQEARKTLGRFGLSSHAHTIANRDLSGGQKARVALAELTCRAPDVVILDEPTNNLDIESIDALADAINDYEGGVIIVSHDERLIRETNCQLMVIEDSTINEIEGDFDDYRCELLTSLGEELVNAAAASASSVK